One genomic window of Panicum hallii strain FIL2 chromosome 6, PHallii_v3.1, whole genome shotgun sequence includes the following:
- the LOC112896894 gene encoding multisite-specific tRNA:(cytosine-C(5))-methyltransferase trm4b produces the protein MEETDRAQGSVPEPGEEQQDAPLPLPPAFLEFLCENGLDPALYSTAATIPRYIRLKPGMESQIAEIEGELKCVLENVSWLPGFYAIPPEVLIAGSKAYQQGKIYGIDAASGAAILALDVRPGDHVLDLCAAPGAKLCMLADMLGSTGSLTGVDVAKHRLSACRTMLQKYSLGDRTRLFVADGTLFSILPVNSNLRRMEGSIGLEENGGTFSEWTSRRSWKDRQKAKKLNATGSQHLLASSEPELIYYGKHSGLVGLCKADVLCPAVDDEACTSGYDKVLVDAECTHDGSIKHIQKFEFWGWKTLDRRVLDAERTDNLLQLQLHLLTNGFRLLKTGGSLVYSTCSMTIAQNENVVQQFLSTQPSADLQKIDLSDSWPCRSGGIPKTLRFDPVTSQTSGLFVAKFSKLPT, from the exons ATGGAGGAGACGGATCGTGCACAAGGTTCCGTTCCCGAGCCCGGAGAAGAGCAGCAGGACGCGCccctgccgctgccgcccgccttcCTCGAGTTCCTCTGCGAGAACGGCCTGGACCCAGCGTTGTACTCCACGGCGGCCACCATCCCGCGCTACATAAG GTTAAAACCAGGCATGGAGTCCCAGATAGCGGAGATCGAAGGTGAGTTGAAGTGTGTGCTCGAGAACGTTTCATGGCTGCCAGGTTTCTATGCGATTCCGCCCGAAGTTCTGATTGCTGGCTCCAAGGCTTATCAGCAAGGGAAG ATCTATGGAATCGATGCAGCTTCTGGAGCTGCTATATTAGCACTTGATGTTCGACCAGGAGACCATGTTCTTGATCTCTGTGCAGCCCCAG GTGCAAAACTTTGCATGCTTGCAGATATGCTTGGAAGCACAGGTTCTCTGACTGGCGTTGATGTTGCAAAACACCGTCTTTCAGCCTGTCGTACAATGTTGCAGAAGTATTCTCTCGGTGACCGTACCCGGCTCTTTGTTGCTGATGGGACTTTGTTTTCCATTTTGCCTGTGAACTCCAACCTGCGAAGAATGGAAG GGTCAATTGGCCTTGAAGAAAATGGAGGTACATTCTCAGAATGGACTTCGAGGAGATCATGGAAGGATCGGCAGAAGGCTAAGAAATTAAATGCAACCGGTTCACAACATCTACTGGCATCTTCAGAACCTGAACTAATATACTATGGTAAACATTCAGGATTAGTTGGGCTGTGTAAAGCTGATGTCCTTTGTCCGGCAGTTGATGATGAAGCCTGTACATCTGGCTATGATAAG GTCCTAGTGGATGCGGAGTGTACTCATGATGGATCCATAAAACACATTCAGAAATTTGAGTTCTGGGGATGGAAAACTTTAGATCGCCGTGTACTCGATGCTGAAAGAACTGATAACCTGCTTCAGCTTCAG TTACATCTTCTCACCAATGGTTTTAGATTGTTGAAAACTGGTGGATCACTTGTATATAGTACTTGCAG CATGACAATTGCACAAAATGAGAATGTGGTTCAGCAATTCCTTTCAACACAGCCTTCAGCAG ATTTACAAAAAATTGATTTGTCCGATAGTTGGCCCTGCAGAAGTGGTGGCATCCCCAAGACCTTGCGATTTGATCCTGTAACTTCGCAAACCAGTGGTCTTTTTGTTGCCAAGTTCAGTAAACTACCGACATAA